In Desulfomonile tiedjei, a single genomic region encodes these proteins:
- the pstA gene encoding phosphate ABC transporter permease PstA, which yields MIDATKRPVAEKPGPDGAEEVADRGPIVPRRSLVWDFKARGEPFLWGFGGALVVGILMIVAFLILILYNGILTFYPQSIEVATLRDGTTIAGELSRSEMYRPGPELIATLSEAARKEIEVNKGLIRRFLYKTGNFDLYNQDFRWVSAYEIDKVTRPSDMFFFERIEWGPFIGTIRQLDLNGTVLDVNSLSLAKLQAEQEAAAHRRKRIHDIERNEIAAVNYYLEQGRLKLRKVELAHGQKSPEYQQAESKFKQESEKLDAQYRDLSSEAASIKEKDAKYTISLADVSGKEKTFKLSDIVRVYQANTLTFQQKAGVYLSRWWEFLSQEPREANTEGGVMPAIFGTFCMTVLMALSVSPFGVIAALYLREYAKQGRLVSLVRICVNNLAGVPSIVYGVFGLGFFAYVLGGSLDQLFFPERLPTPTYGTGGLMWASLTLALLTVPVVIVATEEALAAVPQSMREGSLACGASKWQTIKYIVLPRAMPGIMTGLILAMARGAGEVAPLMLVGVVKMAPELPIDQIFPYIHLERSFMHLGFHIYDVGFQSRNSEAARPMVYTTTLLLISLVFAMNAASIMIRNRLKRKFSIGQF from the coding sequence TCGAAGGTCCCTGGTCTGGGATTTCAAGGCCAGAGGCGAGCCCTTTCTATGGGGTTTCGGAGGCGCGCTGGTCGTCGGCATCTTGATGATAGTCGCATTTCTGATCCTCATCTTGTACAACGGCATACTGACCTTCTATCCGCAATCTATTGAAGTGGCTACGCTTCGCGACGGCACCACGATCGCTGGAGAATTATCGCGCTCTGAGATGTACAGGCCTGGGCCGGAGTTGATCGCAACACTCTCGGAAGCGGCTCGAAAGGAGATCGAGGTCAACAAAGGGCTTATTCGTAGATTTCTCTACAAGACAGGCAATTTCGATCTATATAATCAGGATTTCCGCTGGGTATCCGCGTATGAAATAGACAAGGTCACTCGGCCGTCCGACATGTTTTTCTTTGAGCGGATTGAATGGGGGCCATTTATAGGCACCATCCGGCAGCTTGACCTTAACGGAACCGTTTTAGACGTGAATTCCCTTTCCCTGGCCAAACTCCAAGCGGAACAAGAGGCTGCGGCCCATCGCCGGAAACGCATCCACGATATTGAACGAAATGAAATCGCCGCGGTGAACTATTACCTGGAACAGGGCCGGTTGAAGCTCAGAAAGGTCGAACTGGCCCACGGCCAAAAGAGCCCTGAATATCAACAGGCGGAGTCAAAGTTCAAGCAAGAGTCCGAAAAACTCGACGCCCAGTATCGGGACCTTTCATCGGAAGCTGCAAGCATCAAAGAAAAGGACGCGAAGTACACCATTTCCCTGGCAGACGTGAGCGGAAAAGAAAAGACATTCAAATTGTCTGATATCGTCCGTGTATATCAGGCCAACACCTTGACTTTCCAGCAAAAGGCCGGAGTGTATCTATCGCGCTGGTGGGAATTCCTTAGCCAAGAGCCGCGTGAAGCAAACACCGAAGGCGGAGTGATGCCGGCCATTTTCGGGACTTTCTGCATGACGGTTCTCATGGCTCTATCCGTTTCCCCTTTCGGAGTCATAGCAGCGCTGTACTTGAGGGAGTATGCCAAACAGGGACGGTTGGTTTCTCTCGTCCGAATATGTGTGAACAACCTGGCGGGCGTGCCTTCTATTGTGTACGGGGTCTTCGGTCTTGGGTTCTTCGCCTACGTGCTGGGAGGGAGCCTGGATCAACTCTTTTTTCCCGAACGTCTCCCCACACCGACTTACGGCACCGGAGGCCTAATGTGGGCTTCCCTGACCCTCGCCCTCTTGACCGTCCCGGTAGTCATCGTGGCCACCGAAGAGGCACTTGCCGCTGTGCCTCAATCTATGCGCGAAGGGTCCTTGGCCTGTGGCGCTTCCAAATGGCAGACCATAAAATATATCGTGCTCCCGAGGGCCATGCCCGGAATCATGACCGGGTTGATCCTGGCCATGGCACGAGGCGCGGGCGAGGTAGCGCCCCTGATGCTTGTGGGCGTGGTCAAGATGGCTCCGGAATTACCGATTGATCAAATCTTCCCCTATATACACCTGGAACGGAGTTTCATGCACCTAGGATTTCATATTTACGACGTGGGATTTCAATCGAGGAATTCCGAGGCGGCCAGACCCATGGTGTACACGACAACGCTCTTGCTGATCAGTTTGGTGTTCGCCATGAACGCCGCGTCGATAATGATTCGCAATCGCCTGAAACGCAAGTTTTCCATAGGACAGTTTTAG
- the pstB gene encoding phosphate ABC transporter ATP-binding protein: MPIREDNSNGTVYHVKEGPHGRVLSIEQFDLWYGQQQALFDTNMTVEKGLVTALIGPSGCGKSTLLRAINRMNDLIDGLHTKGKILLDGTDIYSPAVDVIGLRKSMGMVFQKPNPFPMSIADNVIYPLRVDGVRDKRVLQETAVTALQSAALWDEVKDRLHENALGLSGGQQQRLCIARAIAGEPDVLLMDEPCSALDPVATGKIEDLIDELRGRYTIVIVTHNMQQAARVSDNTAFMYLGRLIEYGETSRIFTNPKVEKTMEYVTGRFG; encoded by the coding sequence ATGCCCATCAGGGAAGATAATTCCAACGGCACGGTCTATCACGTTAAGGAAGGTCCTCACGGGCGCGTGCTCTCCATTGAGCAATTCGATCTCTGGTACGGTCAACAGCAGGCCCTTTTCGATACGAACATGACCGTTGAGAAAGGTCTGGTTACGGCTCTCATCGGACCTTCCGGCTGCGGGAAGTCAACTCTCCTGAGGGCGATCAATCGAATGAACGATCTGATAGACGGCCTGCACACCAAGGGAAAGATTCTCCTGGACGGGACCGACATCTACAGTCCTGCCGTTGACGTAATAGGCTTGCGCAAGTCCATGGGGATGGTGTTTCAGAAACCGAACCCGTTCCCAATGTCAATAGCTGACAACGTTATCTATCCGCTGAGAGTAGATGGGGTCCGGGACAAGCGAGTCCTCCAGGAAACCGCTGTAACCGCCCTTCAATCAGCCGCACTTTGGGACGAGGTTAAAGACCGCCTTCATGAGAATGCTCTGGGATTATCCGGCGGACAGCAGCAGCGGCTCTGTATTGCTCGGGCAATCGCCGGGGAACCTGACGTGCTCCTGATGGATGAACCATGCTCGGCTTTGGACCCCGTTGCCACAGGAAAGATCGAGGACTTGATCGATGAGTTGCGCGGCCGCTACACCATCGTAATAGTGACCCACAATATGCAGCAAGCTGCGCGGGTCTCTGACAATACCGCCTTCATGTATTTGGGCAGGCTCATCGAATACGGCGAGACTTCGAGAATATTCACAAATCCTAAGGTCGAAAAGACAATGGAGTACGTAACAGGCCGCTTCGGCTAA
- the scpB gene encoding methylmalonyl-CoA decarboxylase, giving the protein MGLVETNLSNGIGTITLNNPKKHNSLSKELIDDLCCALEDMKKQGVRVVILRAPAGSKVFSAGHDVNELPLDGRDPLTYTDPLRLAVRTMEHFPAPVIAMIEGSVWGGACELVMSCDIIIAAEDSTFAITPAKLGVPYNISGVQNLIVTGGTPLCKEMLFTAEPFPVKRLVDAEVVNRAVPVEQLESVARSIAEQICRNSPLVISLLKEEIRLLSTSHNLSPETFERVQSMRRQVYDSHDYKEGIGAFFERRPAVFQGK; this is encoded by the coding sequence ATGGGATTGGTCGAAACAAATCTTTCAAACGGCATAGGCACTATTACTCTCAACAACCCTAAGAAACACAATTCCCTGAGTAAGGAACTGATCGACGACCTCTGTTGCGCTCTAGAAGACATGAAGAAACAGGGGGTCCGCGTGGTCATTCTCAGGGCGCCTGCCGGGTCAAAGGTTTTCTCGGCCGGACACGATGTGAACGAGTTGCCGCTGGACGGCAGGGACCCGTTGACGTACACCGACCCGCTTAGACTTGCCGTGAGGACCATGGAGCATTTTCCTGCACCGGTAATTGCCATGATCGAAGGGAGTGTGTGGGGTGGGGCCTGTGAACTCGTTATGAGTTGTGACATCATCATCGCTGCGGAAGATTCTACCTTTGCCATTACTCCCGCGAAACTCGGGGTTCCCTACAACATTTCAGGTGTCCAGAACCTAATTGTCACCGGAGGCACGCCGCTCTGCAAAGAGATGCTGTTTACCGCGGAGCCCTTTCCGGTAAAACGTTTGGTCGACGCGGAGGTCGTGAACCGTGCAGTTCCCGTCGAGCAACTGGAGTCTGTTGCCCGGAGCATAGCCGAGCAGATTTGCCGGAACTCACCCCTCGTCATTAGTCTTCTCAAAGAAGAAATTCGATTGCTGTCAACTTCTCATAACCTCAGCCCTGAGACTTTCGAAAGGGTGCAGAGCATGCGACGTCAGGTATACGACAGCCATGACTACAAGGAAGGAATAGGGGCGTTCTTTGAAAGACGGCCGGCGGTTTTTCAAGGAAAATGA
- a CDS encoding ABC transporter permease: MFHDLFSYRDMIRQFAWREVVGRYKGTYLGLFWSLLNPLLTLAVYTVVFGVILKARFGPAAEAGTGQFALALFCGIIIYNVFSVCASKAPSAIYENPSLVKKVVFPLEILPVAILLASIVNAGFGLAILIPTLLILSPEISSTIYMFPLVLLPLCALSLGVAWFLASLGVFVRDVGQAIVILLQLLFFASPVIYPLSAAPGMFRALLRLNPLTTILEDARRTLIWGQPIEWGWWFAVTIVSLVLMQLGYVWFMKSKRVFADII, from the coding sequence ATGTTTCACGACCTCTTCTCCTATCGAGACATGATCAGGCAGTTTGCTTGGAGAGAAGTGGTCGGACGTTATAAGGGCACGTACTTAGGATTATTTTGGTCATTGCTGAATCCGTTGCTGACACTGGCTGTGTATACCGTGGTGTTCGGCGTCATCCTCAAGGCCAGGTTCGGGCCGGCCGCGGAAGCCGGAACAGGCCAGTTCGCCCTGGCACTCTTCTGCGGAATAATCATATACAACGTTTTCTCGGTATGCGCTTCCAAAGCCCCGTCAGCGATTTATGAGAACCCAAGCCTGGTGAAAAAAGTCGTTTTTCCGCTGGAGATCCTGCCTGTCGCCATATTGTTGGCAAGCATCGTCAATGCCGGCTTCGGCCTGGCCATCCTGATTCCCACGCTGCTCATCCTCTCCCCCGAGATATCGTCGACCATTTACATGTTCCCCCTGGTTCTGTTGCCGCTGTGTGCGCTGAGCCTGGGCGTGGCGTGGTTCCTGGCCTCTCTGGGAGTCTTTGTCAGGGACGTGGGGCAAGCCATCGTGATATTGCTTCAATTGCTTTTCTTCGCATCGCCCGTAATCTATCCGCTGTCTGCGGCACCCGGGATGTTTCGAGCGCTTCTCAGGCTAAACCCGCTCACCACTATTCTTGAGGATGCGCGACGCACCCTGATATGGGGCCAACCCATTGAATGGGGTTGGTGGTTCGCGGTGACAATCGTTTCGCTGGTGTTGATGCAGCTGGGGTATGTGTGGTTCATGAAGAGCAAGAGGGTCTTCGCAGACATTATATGA
- a CDS encoding OadG family protein translates to MDKWVFGISVTVVGMGGTLLTLWFLSLCIMLLKKAFPPVPESPSAGNSQGGGAK, encoded by the coding sequence ATGGACAAATGGGTCTTCGGCATAAGTGTTACGGTAGTGGGTATGGGGGGGACGCTCCTCACTCTTTGGTTTCTTAGCTTGTGCATAATGCTCCTGAAGAAAGCCTTTCCACCGGTGCCGGAATCGCCTTCAGCCGGGAATTCCCAAGGAGGAGGGGCAAAATGA
- a CDS encoding sodium ion-translocating decarboxylase subunit beta, whose amino-acid sequence MIESILIALSGLGEGFAYLATAKGLPNIIMMIIGGVLLYLAIKKDVEPLLLVPIGFGCLLVNIPLGDLMEQGGILKFFYDTGIITELFPLLIFVGIGAMTDFSPLLENPKILLLGAAGQFGIFMTLLLALALGFSQAEAVCIGIIGACDGPTAIYVTTQYAPHLLAAVSVAAYSYMSLVPIIQPPIMRLLTTQRERTIHMKMVQGTISKNTRILFPILVTVVTGLIAPKGLPLMGMIMLGNFLKESGVVTRLTNASENEIANVVTLFLGLAIGGTMEGHAFLKVATLKIFGLGLLAICLDTVAGVMFGKLMCFLSGGKINPLIGAAGISAYPMAARVVQNQGRLYDKKNYLLMHAMGANTGGQIGSVMAAAIMLSILKGMGLV is encoded by the coding sequence ATGATTGAGAGCATTCTTATTGCGCTTTCCGGTCTGGGTGAGGGATTTGCCTACCTGGCCACTGCTAAGGGGCTCCCTAACATAATCATGATGATAATCGGAGGCGTTCTGCTTTATCTGGCGATAAAGAAAGACGTCGAGCCTCTCTTGCTTGTCCCTATCGGGTTCGGCTGCCTCCTGGTAAATATTCCCTTGGGCGATTTGATGGAGCAAGGGGGTATCTTAAAGTTCTTCTATGACACAGGAATCATCACCGAATTATTTCCCCTGCTGATCTTCGTGGGGATCGGAGCCATGACGGATTTTAGCCCGTTGCTGGAGAATCCGAAGATCCTGCTACTAGGTGCGGCTGGACAGTTTGGGATTTTTATGACCCTGCTTCTTGCGTTGGCACTGGGATTTTCTCAAGCCGAAGCCGTGTGCATAGGGATCATAGGCGCATGCGACGGTCCGACCGCGATTTATGTCACCACTCAATACGCACCACACCTTTTGGCCGCGGTTTCCGTCGCGGCCTATTCCTATATGTCGCTGGTACCCATTATTCAGCCGCCTATTATGAGGTTACTTACAACGCAGCGGGAAAGAACCATTCATATGAAAATGGTGCAAGGAACCATTTCCAAGAACACCCGGATTCTGTTTCCCATTCTTGTGACCGTTGTAACAGGCTTGATCGCCCCCAAGGGTCTTCCGCTTATGGGCATGATTATGCTGGGGAACTTTCTCAAAGAGAGTGGAGTGGTCACCCGCTTGACCAACGCGTCTGAAAACGAGATTGCAAACGTGGTCACGCTGTTTCTGGGTCTTGCCATCGGCGGAACCATGGAGGGCCATGCATTCCTGAAGGTGGCGACGCTCAAAATCTTCGGATTGGGCCTTCTGGCCATCTGTCTCGACACTGTGGCGGGCGTAATGTTCGGGAAGCTCATGTGCTTCCTCTCGGGCGGAAAAATCAATCCCCTCATAGGTGCAGCAGGTATTTCGGCATACCCGATGGCCGCCCGAGTGGTGCAGAACCAGGGGCGACTGTATGACAAGAAAAACTACCTGCTTATGCATGCCATGGGGGCCAACACCGGCGGCCAGATAGGATCGGTCATGGCAGCGGCGATAATGCTGTCTATTCTCAAGGGCATGGGACTGGTATAG
- a CDS encoding ATPase — MKQPTFATIEVYIKQGAARVLTSPESMLLGSFAGAILLGALVLWLPWSHNKAEEMRFVDALFTATSAVCVTGLAVLDTGKDFTLFGQTVILALIQIGGLGIMTLAALAFILAGQRLPLRSQAVVSESFFQQDLATEFRSTFRTILAITFLMEAAGASLLFALFLGRMEAPNAAFSAVFHAISAFCNAGFSLFTMNLVEVRGSAGSILVIMILIVSGGLGYMVLHEIWTNARVIMKARSFSAATRFSFHARVVLIVTALLLFWGGVGILFCGLGEDLHWTDKLLHALFQSVTARTAGFNTVDVGRMPSASLFILVMLMFIGGSPASCAGGVKTTGFAIWLARLKASVRGRKEVRLLDRQIPQDVLNRVDFLLALAVFWNVIGILIMLSTQTHLRVSALDLIFEQVSAFGTVGLSTGVTPELSITGKLWICATMFVGRTGPLTVALWMFSRDIIKISYPKGKVMIG; from the coding sequence ATGAAGCAACCTACATTTGCCACCATAGAAGTCTACATAAAACAGGGCGCCGCGCGGGTCCTAACGTCGCCTGAGAGCATGCTGCTGGGAAGCTTTGCAGGCGCCATATTGCTGGGCGCTTTAGTCCTTTGGCTACCATGGTCTCATAACAAGGCCGAAGAAATGAGATTTGTGGATGCGCTTTTCACAGCCACTTCCGCGGTGTGTGTCACTGGCCTAGCCGTCCTGGATACAGGGAAGGACTTCACTCTTTTTGGACAAACCGTAATACTTGCCCTTATACAGATCGGCGGTCTAGGAATAATGACCCTTGCGGCTCTGGCTTTCATTCTTGCCGGTCAACGCCTACCATTGAGATCCCAGGCTGTAGTGAGCGAGTCATTTTTTCAACAAGACCTTGCCACCGAATTCCGCTCCACTTTCAGGACCATACTCGCGATTACGTTCCTGATGGAAGCAGCTGGAGCGTCGCTCCTATTTGCGTTGTTTCTCGGTCGCATGGAAGCCCCGAATGCGGCATTCTCTGCAGTATTTCACGCCATTTCGGCTTTCTGCAACGCTGGGTTTTCTCTTTTTACGATGAATCTTGTGGAAGTTCGTGGGTCGGCGGGCAGCATACTGGTTATCATGATCCTCATAGTGTCGGGCGGCCTGGGCTATATGGTGCTCCACGAGATATGGACCAATGCACGTGTGATTATGAAGGCTAGGTCCTTCTCTGCGGCTACACGATTTTCCTTTCACGCTCGGGTCGTGCTCATTGTAACAGCTCTTCTGCTTTTCTGGGGCGGGGTTGGCATCCTCTTTTGTGGTTTGGGTGAGGACCTTCACTGGACAGACAAGTTGCTGCATGCCCTATTTCAATCCGTTACCGCCAGGACAGCAGGATTCAATACGGTGGATGTTGGACGTATGCCCTCGGCATCATTGTTTATCCTGGTTATGCTCATGTTTATCGGTGGGTCACCGGCCTCCTGCGCTGGAGGAGTAAAAACTACCGGATTCGCTATATGGCTTGCGCGCCTCAAAGCGAGCGTCCGCGGTAGAAAAGAAGTTCGCTTGCTCGACCGCCAAATACCTCAGGACGTCCTCAACAGAGTGGACTTCCTGTTGGCGCTGGCGGTATTTTGGAATGTGATAGGGATTCTGATCATGCTGTCCACCCAGACTCATCTCCGGGTATCGGCGCTGGACCTCATCTTTGAGCAGGTTTCCGCGTTCGGAACAGTGGGACTTTCGACCGGTGTGACGCCTGAATTGTCGATTACAGGAAAGCTATGGATCTGCGCGACAATGTTTGTCGGCAGAACTGGACCGTTGACGGTGGCGCTGTGGATGTTTTCTAGAGATATCATTAAGATAAGCTACCCCAAAGGAAAGGTGATGATAGGATGA
- a CDS encoding TrkA family potassium uptake protein produces the protein MKGHRKLICVVGLGQFGNALARALAVECDVLALDTSEERVNAIADDVQRALVADAREFSVLRQVVNSEFDEAVVSLGESVEASILCTLHLKRLGLKSIRAKAVSEDHATILHAIGANETIFPERETARRVAAQIKNPNLLDFIPLAEDFEVMNVAPPDSFYGRTLQDLNVREKFGVFVIAVKELVPERFVFLPGPDFVIKPSDILVLIGREADLFKLRRDSERG, from the coding sequence ATGAAGGGCCACCGGAAACTCATCTGTGTCGTAGGGCTCGGGCAGTTCGGGAATGCATTGGCTCGCGCTCTGGCAGTCGAATGCGACGTCTTGGCCTTGGATACCAGCGAGGAACGAGTCAACGCGATAGCCGACGATGTGCAGCGCGCTCTTGTAGCCGACGCTAGGGAGTTCTCTGTTCTCAGGCAAGTGGTAAATTCCGAATTCGATGAGGCGGTTGTGAGCCTTGGAGAGAGCGTGGAGGCCAGCATATTGTGCACCCTCCACCTGAAACGTCTCGGCCTGAAAAGCATCCGGGCCAAAGCGGTCAGTGAGGATCATGCCACGATTTTGCACGCCATCGGGGCCAATGAAACTATTTTCCCCGAGCGAGAAACAGCGCGACGAGTTGCAGCACAGATCAAAAATCCGAATCTGTTGGATTTCATACCTCTAGCGGAAGACTTCGAAGTCATGAACGTTGCACCGCCTGACTCGTTTTACGGACGGACTCTTCAGGACCTGAACGTACGCGAAAAATTCGGAGTCTTCGTCATTGCTGTTAAGGAACTGGTACCGGAACGTTTCGTATTTCTTCCTGGCCCCGATTTCGTAATTAAACCTAGTGATATTCTAGTACTTATCGGCCGAGAGGCGGATCTGTTCAAATTGCGCCGTGACTCCGAGAGAGGTTGA
- a CDS encoding PAS domain S-box protein — MTEPSVPPLEVESDQQAEGLGTETIDLTGLLSRNITLTGSFDLRGVQARALTKLLDSLPMAALLVDHACAVAFANEFWDKTIEDSDRVQGRPLRNFFPNPAQAQQVQDLMEITFADRKPRTRKLALNTRLGQRWGRMHLRSLRVGSRRYILVLYQDLTPEKEQITLQKKFAEELQKAHDELEEYVETRTIELRVANRQLLEEMAGRQLSDKALRESEANYRAIFDAANDAIFVHDAGTFEILDVNKKMSEIYGYAPEEASRLTWQDLTSDEPLWTQKDASQFMRRAAQGEPQLFEWMAKDKRGRSFWVEVNLKRAAIGGGDRLLAVVRDITERKLLEDQLRHAQKMEAVGRLAGGVAHDFNNTLTAVMGHSNLLLQQMPSDSSHRKRVEQILQGAERAARLTRQLLAFSRKQVLDVKVVDLNQVIAETYGVLTKLLGPHIPLITILDSELAKVRADRDQIEQILMNLASNARDAMPDGGDLIIETSNVALDESYARIYPDVTPGSYVMIAVSDTGHGMYSETVSRIFEPFFTTKDQGTGSGLGLSMVYGIVKQHRGHVAVRSEPGLGTTLKLYWPVLEEEIQARPEDSEVFTQYGGSETILLVEDEPSVLEMTCEILQMLGYNVLEAGDPEDATKSFEQYNRPIHLLLTDVVMPKVNGSVLYSRLTQQNPELKVLYVSGYTENAIVRHGVLKPGVNFLQKPFTALTLARKVREVLDAS, encoded by the coding sequence ATGACCGAGCCAAGTGTTCCACCACTGGAAGTTGAAAGCGACCAGCAGGCAGAGGGTCTAGGTACGGAAACCATTGACCTTACGGGCCTGTTGAGCCGAAACATCACACTAACAGGAAGTTTCGATCTTAGGGGGGTTCAGGCCCGAGCCTTGACCAAGTTGTTGGACAGTCTCCCCATGGCAGCTCTATTGGTGGACCATGCCTGCGCGGTAGCCTTTGCCAACGAATTCTGGGACAAGACTATTGAAGACTCCGACAGAGTCCAGGGCCGGCCTCTGAGAAATTTTTTCCCCAACCCCGCCCAGGCGCAGCAAGTTCAAGACTTGATGGAGATAACATTCGCGGACAGGAAACCGCGCACCAGGAAACTGGCCCTGAACACGCGGCTTGGGCAACGATGGGGGCGCATGCACCTGCGTTCGCTTAGGGTGGGCTCCAGACGCTACATTCTGGTCCTTTATCAGGATCTTACCCCTGAGAAGGAGCAAATCACCCTGCAAAAAAAATTCGCGGAAGAGTTGCAGAAGGCTCACGATGAACTGGAAGAATATGTAGAGACTCGAACTATAGAGCTGAGAGTGGCAAACAGACAGTTGCTCGAAGAAATGGCCGGACGGCAATTGTCGGATAAAGCGCTTCGAGAATCGGAAGCCAATTACAGGGCGATCTTCGATGCGGCAAATGACGCTATTTTCGTGCACGATGCGGGAACCTTCGAGATTCTCGATGTAAACAAAAAAATGTCCGAGATCTACGGGTACGCCCCGGAAGAGGCAAGCCGACTGACTTGGCAAGATCTGACTTCCGATGAACCGCTTTGGACTCAAAAAGACGCGTCCCAATTCATGAGGCGGGCCGCTCAAGGCGAACCCCAGCTTTTTGAGTGGATGGCCAAAGACAAGAGAGGGCGCTCTTTTTGGGTCGAAGTTAACCTTAAACGCGCTGCCATAGGCGGCGGTGATCGTTTGCTCGCGGTGGTCAGGGACATTACCGAACGCAAGCTATTGGAGGACCAGCTTCGGCATGCCCAGAAGATGGAGGCTGTGGGACGTTTGGCAGGTGGGGTCGCCCATGATTTCAACAACACTTTGACCGCTGTCATGGGTCACTCGAATTTGCTGCTCCAGCAAATGCCATCCGACTCATCCCACCGCAAGAGAGTCGAGCAAATACTTCAAGGGGCCGAAAGAGCGGCACGGCTCACGCGGCAACTGTTGGCCTTTAGTCGCAAACAGGTGCTTGACGTGAAGGTGGTAGACCTAAACCAGGTAATCGCCGAAACGTACGGGGTCTTGACGAAGCTTCTGGGGCCTCACATTCCTTTGATTACCATCCTCGATTCGGAACTGGCGAAAGTGCGGGCCGACCGGGATCAGATCGAGCAGATTCTGATGAATCTTGCGTCTAACGCACGAGATGCGATGCCGGACGGAGGGGACTTGATAATCGAAACCTCCAATGTAGCCCTTGACGAGAGTTACGCTCGGATTTACCCGGACGTCACGCCGGGATCTTATGTGATGATAGCTGTGAGCGATACGGGACACGGGATGTATTCGGAGACTGTTTCAAGGATTTTCGAGCCTTTTTTCACAACCAAAGACCAGGGGACGGGCAGCGGTCTTGGGCTGTCCATGGTCTATGGTATAGTCAAGCAGCATCGGGGCCACGTGGCAGTCCGAAGCGAGCCCGGACTCGGCACGACCCTAAAGCTTTATTGGCCTGTGCTGGAAGAGGAGATACAGGCTCGGCCCGAGGACAGCGAAGTCTTCACCCAATATGGAGGCAGCGAGACAATATTGCTGGTCGAGGACGAACCCTCTGTCCTGGAGATGACTTGTGAAATCCTTCAGATGCTTGGCTACAATGTGCTGGAAGCCGGCGATCCGGAAGACGCCACAAAGTCGTTTGAGCAATATAACAGGCCGATTCACCTATTGCTCACAGATGTAGTCATGCCAAAGGTTAACGGCAGTGTTCTCTACAGCCGCCTGACCCAGCAAAATCCGGAATTGAAAGTACTTTACGTTTCAGGATACACGGAGAACGCTATTGTCCGCCATGGAGTCTTGAAACCCGGGGTTAATTTCCTGCAAAAGCCTTTCACGGCTTTGACCCTCGCGCGCAAGGTGCGGGAGGTCCTGGACGCTTCCTGA
- a CDS encoding arsenate reductase ArsC, giving the protein MDKPRVLFLCTHNSARSQMAEAFLRKYAGDRFEAYSAGLEPTEIHPLVKQVMHEIGFDLSGHQTKDLKQYLGTTHFGFLITVCARAESECPVFPGASIRLYWPIEDPAEFRGTEQEKLNKFREIRDQIDARIKSWLKDI; this is encoded by the coding sequence ATGGACAAACCAAGAGTATTATTTCTCTGCACGCATAATTCCGCGAGGAGCCAGATGGCTGAAGCCTTCCTGAGAAAGTACGCGGGAGACCGGTTTGAGGCTTACAGCGCGGGACTTGAGCCCACGGAAATACATCCTCTTGTCAAACAGGTGATGCACGAGATCGGATTTGACTTGAGTGGACATCAGACCAAAGATCTGAAACAGTACCTCGGAACTACTCATTTCGGGTTTCTTATAACCGTGTGTGCGAGAGCGGAATCGGAATGCCCGGTCTTCCCGGGAGCGAGCATCAGACTGTATTGGCCTATTGAGGACCCGGCGGAGTTTCGGGGAACTGAACAAGAAAAATTGAATAAATTCCGAGAAATTAGAGATCAGATAGATGCCCGCATCAAATCATGGCTCAAGGATATCTGA
- a CDS encoding carboxymuconolactone decarboxylase family protein gives MTRLERPTKTSLSADAQRIWDKIVGPRGDVRGPYAVLMHTPDLAEKVADLGELLRFRGNLPGKERELAILTTARFLGAAFEWVMHEPFARKEGLSSETIEIIRSQASPGLLNPRERLIVEVAQSLCSSRSIPNDLYQRASEELGKAYLVELVTLVGFYGMIGCLLLSFQCDLPEGASEPF, from the coding sequence ATGACGCGACTGGAACGGCCGACAAAGACGAGCCTCTCTGCCGACGCACAGAGGATTTGGGACAAGATCGTAGGGCCAAGAGGAGACGTGCGGGGACCGTATGCCGTTCTCATGCACACCCCGGACTTGGCCGAGAAAGTGGCGGACCTGGGAGAGCTTCTGCGATTTCGGGGAAACCTGCCAGGCAAAGAGCGGGAACTGGCAATACTGACGACTGCACGGTTCTTGGGCGCCGCGTTCGAGTGGGTCATGCATGAGCCGTTCGCGCGAAAAGAAGGGCTCTCCAGTGAAACCATCGAGATTATTCGTTCCCAAGCATCTCCGGGATTGCTCAACCCGAGGGAAAGACTCATAGTGGAAGTCGCGCAGTCGCTGTGCAGTTCTCGCTCTATCCCAAACGATTTGTACCAGCGAGCAAGCGAGGAATTGGGGAAAGCATATCTCGTGGAATTAGTCACTCTGGTAGGCTTTTACGGGATGATAGGCTGTCTTCTCTTGAGCTTCCAGTGCGATCTGCCTGAAGGGGCCAGTGAACCATTTTGA